One Nostoc sp. CENA543 genomic window, TGCTTTGCGTCTTGCGCCTGCTATGGTGTGGTAGCGGTAAGTGAGTAAATTTCGGGCGACTTCTGGATGGGTATAAGTAAAAAATGGCAAAATAAAAATTTCTGTATCCCAAAATATATGTCCCCGATAACCAAATCCTGAGAGGGTTTTGGCGGGGATACTCACTTGCTCATCATGATGTGGGGCGGCTATTAATAACTGAAAGATATTGTAGCGGACAGCAAAAGCAGCTTGACTATCACCTTCAATGACAATGTCGCTAGTTTGCCAGATTTGCTCCCAAGCTTGCTGATTATCTTGAAATAATGTGGTGTAATCAGCGATGTCTGCTAGTTTAGCTTGGGCGGTAGCCACGGGTGTTGCTGTTTCTCGTGAGGTAAACACCGTCACAATGTTTTCTACTGTGACGGTTTGTTGGGATGTGGCTAAAAAAGTTGTGCTGATGTTGGGATAACCAGGGACAGTATTAACCTGCATAACAGCTTCTGTTCCCGATATAGTCATTTTCGCCGCCATCGCGATTTCAATGCGGGTGCTGCGGGTGCGACTTTGTAACCAAATCCCTTGGTTGCTTTTACCTTGGTCTATCCCTTCCCAGTGATTAAAACCTTGGTTTTCTGCATAACCATTGATACTGGCTTGAAATTCCACTAAAGCCTCACCATCATAGGATGTGAAATGACAGCGTTGTCCCAAAATATGCACATCAGCCAGAGATGCGAAGCGTTCAAAGTGGATATCAATAATTTTATTTTTGGGACTGCGCCAACGCACCCAACGACTTAAAAGACCATGACGCAGATTCAGTTGTCGTTTATATGATAAGATTTCACCTTGATCAAGACGAAAGCGATCGCCATCAATTGTGACTACTAAAGGTAGCCAATTAGGACAATTAGCCAATTCTGTATAAACAACCGGCACATCATCATAAACACCATGAATAAACGTAGCGGGTAGACTGCGACTATAACCTTCTTCAAAACTACCCCTTGTGCCTAAATATCCATTACCAATAGTAAAAATAGTTTCCCTAGAGTTAATTTGCTCAGGTTGAAACCGAGTCTCAATTAAACTCCAATCTTCGTATATAAAATCACTAGAGGTCTGTTGGTGGTTCATGGGAATGAGTAGAGAGTAATGAGTGCTGTTAGCGGAAGCGGGGCGTTTAGCCCGTGCTGAGTAATGAGTAATAAGTAATAAGTAATAAGTAATAAGTAATGAGTAATGAGTAATGACTATTGACTGTTGACTGTTGACTGTTGACTGTTGACTATTGACTAATATGCTTTGCTAAAATCTTTTCGGCTCTGGGTTTATAAATTAAATGGAATAAAGTTTCCATGTAACGCACTCTGGCTTCTGTGTTTTCTGGGGCGACGAAGTTCCAAAAACTATAGATTTTAGCTAGTGACAGTAATTGATTTGTGTGTAGTTCCCAGTTATATTTATGGTGAATTCTTTTACTTACCCACTCGGAGATTTCTTCCCAGTATTCGGGATGGCGATCGCACTCTTCTAGAAATGTCACAATCTTCTTCGCTGTTCCTGATAAATCTGTGGGGTTGATATGAAAACCGTTGCCATAATCCTCAATAATTTCTAAAGCCCCACCGAATTTAGTCGCAAAGGTTGGTAAACCGGAAATCATGGCTTCTAAAATGCTGCGTCCAAAGGCTTCAAATCGGGCGAAATGTACATATATTCCCCCTAAATCGGCTACTACTCTGTAGGCTTCTCCTACTTCATAGTTAGGTAAACGCATCCCCACCCACCGAATTTTATTGTCGAGTTTATACTGCTTAATTAAGTCCTGTAATTTTTGCATTTCTGCGGCTTCTGTTGGGTTGGCAGCTTCAGAAATATGTAATTTACTAGTAATAATAATTAAATTACAACACTCTTGTAGTTCTGGACTTTGACCAAAACATTCTACTAATCCAGTCAGATTTTTAATCGATGTGATTGGTGCGACAGCTAAAATCGGACGCTTTTGTGCAGCATCTAGTTTACCTAGAATCTGATGGCTTTCTGTAGAAAAAATTAGATCTGATATTTTCTTAGTTAAATTGCTATCTCGTTTGTCTTTTTGACCGTAGTGGAAAAATAGTTGTTCGTTGACTCCTGGGGGAATCATGTTAAATTTCGGATTAAATAAATCTATGCCATCAACTACATGATATAAATGCGGCATGGTAAAGCATTTATATGATTCATATTGTCCTATACTGTCTGGTGTACCGACAATTTCTTGGTAAGATGATGTAATGATAAAATCTGCCGCATTCATGGTGATTAAATCGGCAGTAAATTGAGCAGAAAAATGATATTCTTCTTCAAAGTCTTGCCAATAAAGATTACTAAATAAATACTTTGGTTTTTCTAAAGAATGGGCAATATTACAATGGGTAACTTTTAAGGTGCGAGCCAATAAGAACGCAACTAAGTTACCATCTGTATAATTACCAATAATTAAATTAGGGTTGCCTGAAAACTGCTGGATAATTGCTGGTGCTGCATCTTCAGCAAAGGTTTCTAAATAAGGCCAAATATCAGATTTTGGTATCCAATTATTAGTAATCTCCGGATTAAATTCCCTAAAGGGAACACGTAATATCCAAGCGTTTTCTGTACCATCTACTTTTTCTAGGCGCAGGTTACAAAATGTCCCTTCACAGTTAGGAATTAAGCGGGTGAGAATAATGACATGAGGTCGAATTCCGAGAATATCCAAACCGGCGAGTTGAATTTCTGACTGGAGTTTGTTTTCTAAATTCCGTGCTTCTTCCAATACATAGATGACTTGTCCCAAGGTTTCATCTCTTCCCATCACATCTGTTTGTGCCACCCAGCCATGAACAGAAACAAGAACTACACGAAATATCGCCGGAACACGAGAGACAAATGTTTCTAAAATCGCAGGTTGTGGTGCTTCGATGAGTCTTTCTAAGAGGGTGAAGGTTTCTAGTGTGCGGGAAGCAGTGTTTCCCCACCCTGGTTCAAACCCAAGTTTTTGCAAGTCTGGATGAAAATTGCTGTAGGGTGCTTCTGGTGGTTGCTGACTGAGAAACTGAATAGCTTGGCGAATTTGTTTGGCTAGTTGAATACCGGAGGTAATGCGATCGCTCAGTAATAAGCGAGTACCATTATATTGCAGGGCTTGCAGAGCTAAGTAAATCAGTTCAAACCAATATTGAGGATCAGTTTCTAGTTGACTACATAGATAATGATTGAGAAAAGCCAATCCTTGACCAATGTTTCGAGGATCACTGATGCTGGGGGAATTTTGATAAAAGGCTTTGAGGTCAATTTCTAAGATGTGGGGGTCATAGGCATTGACTAGGCGATCGCTCACATCTAATAATGCTACAGGTGACATCAGCTCAAACTTCGTAAAATCCGACGTTAGTCGCCAAACCTCTTGGCTAGCAATTTTTGGACGCACCACAAACCATATTGCTTCCTCCTCCAGAATGATTTCGTGGGTGCAGTGAATTAACTTCGCCACAGAGGAAGAATAATAAAAGTATGCTGGTTTTTGGGATTGCTTACAGTGTTGAGCAAAAGTTTGTAGAATCTCGTTTCTGAGAAAGTAACGCCTATCTAACGCCGAAAGTGCAATTATCAACTGACGCAGCGTAGTTGATTCTTCATTATTAGCCAAAATCGCTTGATGTAGTTCATACATGATAAATTTCAGCACCCTTTAATGGCTAGTAGTCAAGACTCTGGTTCTCACTACAAACTGATGGAGAGGTACATTGTATTGATATATCTAGGGTAAAACTGTTTTCATGGTCGTTACTTCTAGCTTGGGGATGAAACAACTCAAACCCTGCTGAGTGAGAAATGTTAATCAATACGACGATTTGTTATACTTGCGAGAAAAAATGCCAATTTGGCTTAATTTACAGCAAAGTAACTAGTATTCTGTATTTTAGTTGACTGTTTTGTTGTCACTTTACTGATGTCTTCATAAGAATTTACATTAATAACAGGTTATAAATTTGGTGAAAGTCTATGCAAAAACTATCTCCCGTCTAAATAGTCAAAATATCAAATGCACTAAAAACATAATCAACCAGGGATGATTAGTTGGTAAATCTCTATTTACATCAATTACATGAGAGACAGCTATGAAATACCAAATCAATTCTTCCGAAACAAGTTTTCATCGTGCCATAACTAATGAACAATTACATCAAATTATTGAAGCTATTACTAATGGTCGATATTCCTGGGCTTGTGTTTTAATCTTGCGCTTTGTAGGTCATAATCCACTACATTTTATTCCCCAGAGGACTTACAGTCGTTTAATAAAAGAAAATCGCCAAACACCTAATATCAGCGTACAAAACAGTAGCGATATCCAATAATATTAATTTTGAATTTGGGATGAAAAGCCTAGTATGTGTATTATGTGTAGGGTGTGTTAGGCGTAAGCCGTCACGCACCTAGAACTTTGCGGTAGGTGTTGTACTCTCGCTGCTAACACATCCTACGTACTAGTCCACCACACAAATAATGACAAGTCATATATCCCCGACTTTTTTAAAAAAGTCGGGGATCTGAACACTCGCAACCTGTCAAAATCAATCGGGTGAAATACTACTTATTCCAGTTGGGAATAAAGTAATAAAAGTGTACTTTGTACCTCCCTGAGATCAGTAGGCAGTTAGTCTACTTCATCTTCTTTTTCTGCTGGCTTCATCTCGCATACTAGTTCATACACAGTGGTTTGCGGTGGGTGAGCAAATAGTGGCATCATCTGTTTTAAAATATGCTGATAAGCTTCATTTTGATTAGCGGTCATATCTTCCACACTTTCCCAAAAAATTACAGATATACCTTTATCTGTACCTGGTTCTTGGAGTAGATAGGCTGCTTTGAAACCATCACTGTAGGTTAATACAGCTTCTTCATATAATTTTTTTGCCGCCTCAAATTTACCTGGCTTGAATTCTCCAACCACTACCTGTGCAAACTGATGTCTGAGAAAATCTTGAAAATCCATATAGGTTATTACTCCTAATCTGTTTCGTTTTATACTTTATAGTTCATCGGAATACTCATCAAGAGAATTAATATTAATCTATATTTTTAGAATTATCTCAATATATAGGAATCTGATTTGATAATTGAAATTAATTACATAGGAAGGGAACAGGGAACAGGGAACAGAACAAAGATGAACAGAGGTGTACTGCATTTTTTCTGGAATCAAATATGAGTCCTATACGAGTCCGATTTGATTAATGAACAAATGTATGTTAATTAGGAAATAGGAAATGAGGATTTGATGTGTATACGTAGTTTTTCCCAAAATCCCGTATTAGTTCTATAGAAAAAATGTGAATTAAATTAGTAATTTGTTGAAAATTATAACCATGATCTATTATCAATTGTTAAGCTTCAAATTTTGCTAGTTTAGGTTATTTACTTACTGACTTATCCTCCCGTGGCTAGATATTTTCTATAGTAAATTATCAATTCTGAACATTTGTATCTTTGATTGTGTTTGGCTAGCTTGGAGATGGGTTAGTAATTGTAGAATAATTATCAGACATTCAACCATAACCCATTCGCCAATTTGGATTCACACTTATCACCAAATGTAAAAATTAACACTTAATAATCAGAAATTTTTAATGTGACAATCTATATAAACTCTAACTGATAGAGATTCCAGGAAATATGAATATAGAGTAAAAATATACATGGTGCTGTGAGCGATCGCCCAATCTTCAAGAAATTATATTTTATGAATCAAAACTTAACTAGACTAATCCCAGCATGAAATAGGATAATTGCCTTAAACATCAAAACTGATCCAGTTTACAATTTAACAATAAAATGGCTGTTAAGTGTCTCTAGATAAGAACAACAAGTTCAAAATCTATATTCAATTGCTTTGGAAAAGAAAATCGGCTGACTGCTCAGAGTAATCGTGATCTGAAGGTGCTATGCAGCAAGTAACTTGATTATTACTCAAGTTACTGACCGAGAGTTCCTATTTATGACATTAACTAACTCATTCGGCAGTCCATAAAATCATGACAACTGACGAATTAACTATGCAATTCGACGAACAGCTCATTGATTTAACTCATCTATATCATGCTCTTAATCGTTATCCCTTAACGATTAAACCTCATGACAGCCTAGTTGATGCTATCGGCATGATGTATCAAACAAGAGCTAAAGAATTGTCCTTGAATAATTTACACCCAGTATGTAAATCTCGCAATAGTGATTTAGTAAAAAATAGTTGTATTTTAGTTGTAGAGGCGCAAAAAGTCTTAGGAATCTTGACAGAACAAGATATAGTCAAGCTAACGGCATCAAGAATAAATTTTTCTCACGTTGCAGTACATCAAGTTATGACACAGCCAGTCATCACGATGAAACTGTCAGACTTGCAAGGTGTCATGAAAGTCTTTTCACTGATGCACAACCATCAAATTCGTCATTTGCCGATTGTAGACGAAGAGGAACGCTTAATAGGAATTATTACGGCTACCAGTTTACTAGAAGTTTTACACCAGTTACCTTTGGTGGGTATTGTTGAAGCTTTACACCAGTCATCAAAAGCCTTCAATTATCCAATTGCCAAGCACAAAAATTTATCAACAGAAACAACGGAATTTTATAATTCTCAGGAATTATGCCAAAAAGACTTTACTGATTGTCGCATTGTGCAGCAAACAATCAGACAGAGTGAAACAATCTATCGTCAAATTATTGAAGGACAGTCGGATGTAATTTTGCGAGTTGATTTGTCAGCGAGGATTAAATTTGCTAACCACGCGGCTTGTGAAATTTTTGGGAAACAATTGACAGATTTTGTTGATTTATCAATATTTGATTTATTTCCTCCCCATGAATTATCTCAAGCCAGACAAAACTTTATTAACTTACAATCTCCACCTTACGACATAAGTATCCAAGAGCAAGCTGTAGTGACAGTTAAGGGTATGCGTTGGTTTGAGTGGAAGATTACAGGAATTCAAAATGAAATCGGTGAAGTAACTCAATTTCAAGGAGTTGGAAGGGATATCACAGAACGCAAGCTGATGGAAGAAGCATTACGCGCTAGTGAAGAGAAATTTCGCTACTTTGCCGAAAATAGCCATACATTATTTTGGATAGCTGATATAGGATCAGGAAACAATCTCTACGTAAATCCAGCGTACGAAAAAATTTGGGGACGATCTTGTGAGAGTTTACGTCAAAACCCGGCATCTTGGTTAGAATCACTACATCCAGAAGATCGCGATCGCGTCCTTGATAAAATAGAAAAGCAAAAACGCGGTGAACCCACTAATGAAGAGTATCGTATTTTGCGACCCGACGGCACAGTGCGTTGGATTTGGGATCGGGGTTTTTCGATTTGCGATGCTCAAGGCACAATATACACCTATGGAGGTGTAGCCGAAGATATTACAGAACGCAAGCAAACAGAAGATTCTTTACGCCAGAGCGAAGAAAGATTGAGCCTAGCTCTCAAATCTGCGGGGATGGGAATATTTGACTGGAATCTTTTAACAAACGCTACCTTGTGGTCAGCTAATATGGGTTTGCTTTATGGTTTACCCCAAGGTACTATCTGTCCTCACCCAGAAGAATTTTTAAACCTACTTCATCCCGACGACCGCATCCCGTTTAGAAAAGCAGTTTATGATAGTATTGAACATCAGCAAGAATTTATTAGCGAATATCGCGTAATTTGGCCTGACGGTAGCATCCACTGGTTAAGTAGCAGAGGTCACACCTACTGTAACGAAATAGGTAAGCCGATCAGAATGATTGGTACAACCAGAGACATCAGTGAACGCAAACAAGCAGAACAAAAAATCCACGAACAAGCAGCTTTACTTGATATTGCTACCGATGCAATTTTTGTTCAAGATTTAACTAGTCACATCCTATATTGGAATCAAGGTGCAGAACGTCTGTATGGTTGGTCTGCATCAGAAGTTTTAGGCAAATCAAATCAAGATTTACTCTATCCAGAGCATTCATTGCCACTCTACCAAACAGCTTTAAAAACCGTCATTGCTAAGGGGAAATGGCAAGGAGAATTCCCACAAATCACTAAATCTCATCAAGAAATTATTGTACAAAGCCGATGGACATTGGTACAAGATGCAAGTGGCAATCCTAAATCAATTTTGATTGTTAACACCGATATCACCGAGAAAAAACAACTAGAAGAGCAATTTTTTCGGACTCAACGCTTAGAAAGTTTAGGAACTTTAGCCGGTGGAATTGCCCACGACTTAAACAATATTTTGACACCAATTTTAGCTGCTGCCCAACTTTTAAAAAATAAAACACAGCCAAAATCGGAGTTAAAACTCCCTGCGCTGACGACAACATCGCAACACCTCCTAGAAATTATTGAAAACAACGCCAAACGGGGAGCAGCCTTAGTCAAGCAAGTATTATTCTTTGCACGGGGGTGTAAAGGAGAACGTACCATAGTCCAAATCAAACACCTAATTACCGATATTGTTCTCATCGGTAAACAAACATTTCCCAAATCAATTGAATGGATGACAAAATTACCAGAGAATCTCTACTCTGTCTCTGGAGATCCTACCCAATTGCATCAAGTCCTGATGAATTTAGTAGTCAATGCCCGTGATGCAATGCTAGAGGGAGGGAAAATTACTATCTCTGCGGAAAATGTCTTCCTGGATCAAGCTTACGCCCAGATGAACATCAATGCTCAAGTCGGGCATTACATTGTGATTAAAATTCAAGATACAGGTGTAGGAATGCCACCTAAAATCTTAGATCGGATTTTCGAGCCATTTTTTACAACTAAAGAAATAGGCACAGGTACAGGCTTAGGACTTTCCACCGTACTCGGTATCACTAAAAGTCATAGTGGTTTTTTGACTGTTACCAGCAAAGTAGGTAAAGGTAGTCAATTTAACTTATTCCTCCCCGCCGTGCCAAGCATACCAGATACCACTGCCGAAGATCATGTAACGCCTCAAGGTAATGGAGAGTTAATTTTAGTTGTTGATGATGAAGTTCAAATTTGCGAAATCATCAGCATGATATTAGAACAGCACAACTATCAAGTTTTAACTGCTCATAATGGTATCGAAGCGATCGCCCTCTATGCCCAAAACAAACATAAAATTAGTGCGATCGTCATGGATATGATGATGCCAGAACTAGATGGAGTCGCCACCATTCGGACTGTCCAGAAAATGAACCCGAATGTGCAAATTATCGCTTGCAGTGGACAGAATTCCCCAGAAGCCATAGCAGATATTCCTGGTGTGACTGTGCGTCAAATTCTACCCAAACCCTTCACAGCCGCAGAATTGTTAAATAGTTTGCATGATGCAATGGGGGATTAGGGAAAGCAGGGGGGCAGGGAGCAGGGGGCAAGGGGGAGAAGAATTTCTCTATTTCTCCCTGCTCCCTGCCCCAATTCCTCTTGTATGCCCAATAATTAATGATTTTCGACTAATTTGCCTTCCTGGTATGCTTTTCTGAGAGCGATCGCTTCTGCTACGATTTGTTGGGCTGTGAGTCCTTCTTCTTCCATCATGGCTTGTAAGGTGGTGCCGGTTTGTTCTGATTCTTCGTGAATGGGGGGGATTTGGCAATATCTGCCACCGTTCTTTAACCGCCGCCAAATACTGAGTTTTTCGGCTTTTTTGGATCTTGGTGTACGCTGTTTTTTAATGAGCGATCGCACTGTCTCTTGGTTAATTACACTGACATCTAATAATCTATCTAGCACTGACTGATACTTATTACTTCTTTCTGCCAGTTGATAAATAGTTCTTGGCTCAACTTGGGCAAAATCCTGCGGTTCAAACTTACCAAACGTCGCCGCAATCTTGAGATACTTCTTCTCTTCCCCTTGCCAACCCTGGTCTAATAGTAACTTTCTATACTCTTGTAACGATAAATAACGTTTCTGTTCCGCTAACCAAAAAGCATGACGCAAAATTGCCTTCGTGACATCAGCAAGCGTTTGCAAAGATAAATTCTCAGTTGTATCAGCCTGTTCTGACTTGTATGGCTCAAACTTATGTGACTTAACTGGGGTTGCAGTTCCACCTTGTCTTGATGTCATCATAGTTATGATCTCACGGTAGGGTTTTTCTTATAGGCAATAGAAATCCTGCTGGTAAGTGTCATCCTCTACCAACTAGGTGTCAAAGCCAAGGATTAAAATCTCTTTGGTACAATTGTACTATAAATTTTCCGAAAAACCCAAATTGGATCTAAGATTTTCTGATGATTAAAAATTCAGTAGGAATTCTATATAAAGAAAACCACTTTATGAAATTTTTATACTAACTTCGTAATTTCCCTGTTTACACAAAGATTTCATCAAAATATTTAGATCCATCTCCGAAAAATTACGAATTCATTTTATTAGTTGGGTATATAGCTATAGACCTTAGAAGCTACCCAACGCCATGAAGCGATCGCATATTGTTAAATTGACGATGATAGTTTTCTTTTCTCTCGGCAGTGTCGGTGTTGTCGGTGGTAGTTTCTTTCTCAGAAGGGCGTTTAGCAGCAGTAGCCAAAGTCAAGTCATTACTGACATATCGCGTTATCAAGAAATTCGCCAGCAACTTTGGCAAAATCAAGAGGCAATTAAGCATTTCCCCGCAGAAATACCGAAAGACACCGAGAATTTACGTATAGCCTATTCTCCTGGTGTGTCTCAAGCTAGCATCTTTTTTCAAGCCAGACTCAAACAATCACCAGCAGAAATTCAAAAATTACAGAAACATTACAGAAAACTAGCGAAACATCAATATCGCGGTGGTAATAGTAACGACCATACAACTTTTCCCAATGGTGTACCCACGACTTTTTTCTACACCAGTGACGCTGGCGGCGATTCATTTCCCCCTAGCTATGAAATACTAGTCTTAAATGCCCAAGATAAAGGTACACCTGGATTTAAGTGGAATCACGGTAATAGTTACGGTGTAGCTATTGATAACACATCTTCAGAAATTGTTTATTGGTCAGAAGCATGGTAGCTAACGAAGAGGACAAGGGGCAGGGGGCAGGGAGCAGGGGGAAAAAGAACGATGTCTGATCTCGGAAATTGGATAATTTATTTTCTGGAAGTCCCTAAGAATCTGGGCGTTAATCCAAAATCCAAAATTGGTATTATTTCCCCCTTGCTCCCTGCTCCCCTGCCTCTTCTGATCATAGCTCTACAAGCCATAGCCAATACTAAAGTAAAAGCCGTTATCTTGGGCGTTTGTACCTCGGTCATCTAAATCAATTAGGGGTAGGGCGTAATCTAATCTGATATTAAGTTTCTGTGTGGGTTGGTATAAAACACCCATCCCTAAACCAGCTAAAAACTTTTGGCTTTGTAAGCTGTTGGGGTTGGTGTCCACGTTCCAGACGTAGGCTAAATCAAAGAATGGGGCGATTTGGAGGGTGGAATTACCGGACGCATCGCGCATTGTGGTGATGCGGTTTTCTAGGGTAAATCTTAGGCCATTGTCGGCTGCACGGACGTTTTGCCGATAACCACGCACTGACTGACCACCACCGACCACAAATTGCTGAGAAGGTAATAAGGCGTTGGGTGTTAATTGTACCTCTGCTTGGGCAATTAATAGGTTATCTTGATTGAGGCGTTGGACTCGTTGGAATTGTGCCAACCAACTAAAAAAGCGTCCATCGGGTTTGGCATCATCGTTAATAGTGGCATTAAATGCACCAATACCTAAACTCAATAGCGATCGCACTGCCCAAGCACCACTAACATCTCTGCTAACATAATCTTGACCAAATTTAATCACACGGGTGCGGCTGTTACCTTCATCATCGGGGCCAAATCCAAAGGGTGTCGGCCCTGCAAAAGTAAAGGTTTGCCCATCTTGGATGGTGAAACCTAATGATAAGGCAAATTCCTCACGGGGCGATCGCAATAATGGTTGTCTGTAGCTAATTTCGTATAGTTGCGATTCGCCACTAATCTCAAAGCTTTTAAAGGGTTGTTGAATAACTTCGTTGTTATTAATAGAAGTTCTGAGTTGTAAAGTACCATTCATAGCATTTAACGGTACTTGATAACTGAAGTCATAAATATTTGCCCCGCCTTGGGTGGTGCGGTAGTAGGCGGCGGAAATTTCATCACCTATACCTGTAAGGTTGCGATAGGTGGCACTCACACCCAACCTTTCCGAACCAATGCTAGGCGGGGAATAATTATCCAGGCTTAAGGTCGCCTCGAAGGGGTTCGCCTCGATGACGCGTACAATTAAAATACTTTGACCTAAACCAGTTCCTGGACGTAAACTAGCTTCGACGTTGGTAAATAGGGGATCATTACGGAGTAATCTTAATTGGTCTTCTAAACTAGCGGAAGATAGGGGTTTATTTGCACCTAATTTAATACGTGATCGCACATAATGAGGATTTACACGTTTTGTACCTTCAATAATAATTTTTTCTAGGCTACCTTCAATTACTTGAATTTCTACCACACCATTAATGATTTTTTGGTTTCCTAAAACTGCCCTAGATGTGATGTATCCTCGATTTAAATAAAGTTGTGTAATCCTATCAGCAACGCTAGTTAATTCCTCTAAAGTAACGGTACGCCCCTCTACAGATTTAGTCACAGAATTGAGTGTTGCGGCATCAAAAATACTGCTACCTGTAACTTGAATTTTTTCTACTTGAATACTGCCAGATGTTGGTGCGGGCGTGGTTTCTGGTGTGGGGTTTGTTTGTAAAGGTGGCGATTCTGGAGTTAGAGGTGTTGGTGTTGGTTGGGGTTGGGGAAAACGTTCTTGGTTACGGCTACCTTCTGGATTTGGGGCTTGTGCAGAGGCGGGATAATTACCCAAGAAAAAAGCGAAGGTCAAAACAAGAGTTGCTGGAATGTTGTTAGAAATTAAATAAAGGTAATTCTTAATTGGTAGCATTTGCACTGGGAATTTTAAAATAAGATGCAAAGCTATTATTTCCTTCTTTTACCTTTTTACTTTTACCTTTTTACTTTTTTTAACGGATTCGGTGGAAGTCACTACCCTCTCTGCGAGACGCTACGCGAGCAGCGTAGCGGCACGAAGTGCGGAATCGTCAATTTTTTAATTTGGCAACCTATCGATCCAATCTTCCACAAGTTGCGTAACTCCTGGTAGATATACGAATATGTAAATCTTTTCTGTCCATAAGTGTGTTCGTATTATGTACATACTTATGGTAATGTATAAATGGTTGTTGACCCGCCCACACGGCTCATAACAAACGGTCACAGTAGCAGTAATATGCTTACCAAGTCTAAGAGCGTGAGAAAAGGGGAAAGACCTCGGTCACTGGAACGCACAGGTTACGTCCTGCGGTAAAAAAAAGCCATACAGAGGTGTACATACAAAGTAATAAACCGCCTTGGGAAGCAGGGTGGCTGCGCGGGTTCTCCCTATGAGGAGATAAAGGTAGCAATACCAGAAACGCTGTGTAAGACTTAGACCAGATTTAGTTCTGGGTACTTAGCAATAAGTACGCCCAACAGAGCAACGGCGGATGAGACGCGAAACGTTGATGGTT contains:
- a CDS encoding sucrose synthase, which translates into the protein MYELHQAILANNEESTTLRQLIIALSALDRRYFLRNEILQTFAQHCKQSQKPAYFYYSSSVAKLIHCTHEIILEEEAIWFVVRPKIASQEVWRLTSDFTKFELMSPVALLDVSDRLVNAYDPHILEIDLKAFYQNSPSISDPRNIGQGLAFLNHYLCSQLETDPQYWFELIYLALQALQYNGTRLLLSDRITSGIQLAKQIRQAIQFLSQQPPEAPYSNFHPDLQKLGFEPGWGNTASRTLETFTLLERLIEAPQPAILETFVSRVPAIFRVVLVSVHGWVAQTDVMGRDETLGQVIYVLEEARNLENKLQSEIQLAGLDILGIRPHVIILTRLIPNCEGTFCNLRLEKVDGTENAWILRVPFREFNPEITNNWIPKSDIWPYLETFAEDAAPAIIQQFSGNPNLIIGNYTDGNLVAFLLARTLKVTHCNIAHSLEKPKYLFSNLYWQDFEEEYHFSAQFTADLITMNAADFIITSSYQEIVGTPDSIGQYESYKCFTMPHLYHVVDGIDLFNPKFNMIPPGVNEQLFFHYGQKDKRDSNLTKKISDLIFSTESHQILGKLDAAQKRPILAVAPITSIKNLTGLVECFGQSPELQECCNLIIITSKLHISEAANPTEAAEMQKLQDLIKQYKLDNKIRWVGMRLPNYEVGEAYRVVADLGGIYVHFARFEAFGRSILEAMISGLPTFATKFGGALEIIEDYGNGFHINPTDLSGTAKKIVTFLEECDRHPEYWEEISEWVSKRIHHKYNWELHTNQLLSLAKIYSFWNFVAPENTEARVRYMETLFHLIYKPRAEKILAKHISQ
- a CDS encoding antibiotic biosynthesis monooxygenase; protein product: MDFQDFLRHQFAQVVVGEFKPGKFEAAKKLYEEAVLTYSDGFKAAYLLQEPGTDKGISVIFWESVEDMTANQNEAYQHILKQMMPLFAHPPQTTVYELVCEMKPAEKEDEVD
- a CDS encoding HetP family heterocyst commitment protein: MKYQINSSETSFHRAITNEQLHQIIEAITNGRYSWACVLILRFVGHNPLHFIPQRTYSRLIKENRQTPNISVQNSSDIQ
- a CDS encoding PAS domain S-box protein gives rise to the protein MTTDELTMQFDEQLIDLTHLYHALNRYPLTIKPHDSLVDAIGMMYQTRAKELSLNNLHPVCKSRNSDLVKNSCILVVEAQKVLGILTEQDIVKLTASRINFSHVAVHQVMTQPVITMKLSDLQGVMKVFSLMHNHQIRHLPIVDEEERLIGIITATSLLEVLHQLPLVGIVEALHQSSKAFNYPIAKHKNLSTETTEFYNSQELCQKDFTDCRIVQQTIRQSETIYRQIIEGQSDVILRVDLSARIKFANHAACEIFGKQLTDFVDLSIFDLFPPHELSQARQNFINLQSPPYDISIQEQAVVTVKGMRWFEWKITGIQNEIGEVTQFQGVGRDITERKLMEEALRASEEKFRYFAENSHTLFWIADIGSGNNLYVNPAYEKIWGRSCESLRQNPASWLESLHPEDRDRVLDKIEKQKRGEPTNEEYRILRPDGTVRWIWDRGFSICDAQGTIYTYGGVAEDITERKQTEDSLRQSEERLSLALKSAGMGIFDWNLLTNATLWSANMGLLYGLPQGTICPHPEEFLNLLHPDDRIPFRKAVYDSIEHQQEFISEYRVIWPDGSIHWLSSRGHTYCNEIGKPIRMIGTTRDISERKQAEQKIHEQAALLDIATDAIFVQDLTSHILYWNQGAERLYGWSASEVLGKSNQDLLYPEHSLPLYQTALKTVIAKGKWQGEFPQITKSHQEIIVQSRWTLVQDASGNPKSILIVNTDITEKKQLEEQFFRTQRLESLGTLAGGIAHDLNNILTPILAAAQLLKNKTQPKSELKLPALTTTSQHLLEIIENNAKRGAALVKQVLFFARGCKGERTIVQIKHLITDIVLIGKQTFPKSIEWMTKLPENLYSVSGDPTQLHQVLMNLVVNARDAMLEGGKITISAENVFLDQAYAQMNINAQVGHYIVIKIQDTGVGMPPKILDRIFEPFFTTKEIGTGTGLGLSTVLGITKSHSGFLTVTSKVGKGSQFNLFLPAVPSIPDTTAEDHVTPQGNGELILVVDDEVQICEIISMILEQHNYQVLTAHNGIEAIALYAQNKHKISAIVMDMMMPELDGVATIRTVQKMNPNVQIIACSGQNSPEAIADIPGVTVRQILPKPFTAAELLNSLHDAMGD